A window from Flavobacterium sp. 83 encodes these proteins:
- a CDS encoding non-canonical purine NTP diphosphatase — MQIVFASNNKNKILEIQSMLPETIKILSLESIGCHEEIPETAETIEGNAILKANYVTQKYGFNCFADDTGLEVTALNGEPGVYSARYAGEQRNAEDNMNKLLEALSDKDNRKAQFKTVIALNLDGKQHLFTGIARGEITLEKSGNQGFGYDPIFKPEEYQETFAQLSLEIKNKISHRGKATLQLLDFLKANK; from the coding sequence ATGCAAATCGTTTTCGCTTCCAATAACAAAAATAAAATTCTGGAAATACAAAGTATGCTTCCTGAAACGATAAAAATTCTTAGTTTAGAAAGCATCGGTTGTCATGAAGAAATTCCTGAAACAGCAGAAACTATTGAAGGAAATGCCATTTTAAAAGCTAATTATGTTACCCAGAAATACGGTTTTAATTGTTTTGCAGATGATACTGGATTAGAAGTTACTGCTTTAAACGGTGAACCTGGCGTTTATTCTGCACGGTATGCCGGAGAACAACGTAATGCAGAGGATAATATGAATAAATTGCTGGAAGCCTTATCGGATAAGGATAATAGAAAGGCACAATTTAAAACCGTCATTGCTTTAAATTTAGATGGCAAACAGCATCTATTTACAGGAATTGCCAGAGGTGAAATTACATTAGAAAAATCAGGTAATCAAGGATTTGGTTACGATCCTATTTTCAAACCAGAAGAATATCAGGAAACTTTTGCCCAATTATCATTAGAAATAAAAAATAAAATTAGTCACAGAGGAAAAGCGACACTTCAACTTTTAGACTTCCTGAAAGCAAATAAATAA
- a CDS encoding FMN-binding glutamate synthase family protein, giving the protein MRQKFFVLGITALIITSIIYFYFNTGLIFIILITILLIIGIANSSQHKHAILRNFPVLGYFRYLFETIAPEIQQYFIERSTDGKPFSRNQRTLAYQRAKNIDATTPFGTQLNLNQSSYEGIKHSIFPAKVNEELPRVLVGGPDCTQPYSASLLNISAMSFGSLSQNAIMALNKGALQGKFYHNTGEGGLTEFHQQGGDITWQIGTGYFGCRDDRGGFDGGKFAEKANLPEVKMIEIKLSQGAKPGHGGVLPAAKNTVEIAKIRGVQPHTTILSPPGHAAFSDTKGLIEFIAKLRLLSNGKPIGFKLCIGETSEFEMICQEMITQNCFPDFITVDGAEGGTGAAPLEFADGVGMPFEPALIFVNKTLVRFGIRDKIRIICSGKIISGYSILKAVALGADMCNSARGFMFSLGCIQALRCNNNTCPTGVAAQDKMLIKGLVVTDKSERVFHFHKNTLHAANELLAAAGKKSFADVDINIFMRGDEFTHLSDLFFPDNLKNVTRH; this is encoded by the coding sequence ATGAGACAAAAATTTTTCGTTTTAGGAATTACGGCCCTTATCATTACTTCGATTATCTATTTCTATTTTAATACAGGTCTAATCTTCATAATCCTTATAACAATACTGTTAATTATAGGTATAGCCAATAGCTCTCAACATAAACACGCCATTTTAAGAAATTTTCCTGTTTTAGGTTATTTTAGGTATTTATTTGAAACGATTGCACCCGAAATTCAGCAATATTTTATCGAGCGTTCCACAGACGGAAAACCATTTTCAAGAAATCAGCGAACTCTAGCTTATCAAAGAGCCAAAAACATTGATGCTACAACCCCTTTTGGAACACAATTAAATTTAAATCAATCGAGTTATGAAGGAATTAAACATTCTATTTTTCCTGCAAAAGTCAATGAAGAATTACCGCGAGTTTTAGTTGGAGGACCTGATTGTACGCAGCCCTATTCGGCTTCGTTATTAAACATTTCGGCTATGAGTTTTGGTTCCTTGAGTCAAAATGCTATTATGGCTCTAAATAAGGGAGCTCTCCAAGGTAAATTCTATCACAATACAGGCGAAGGTGGTTTGACTGAGTTTCATCAACAAGGTGGCGACATCACTTGGCAAATAGGAACAGGATATTTTGGTTGTCGCGATGACAGAGGTGGTTTTGACGGAGGCAAATTTGCTGAAAAAGCAAATTTACCAGAAGTAAAAATGATTGAAATTAAATTATCACAAGGAGCCAAACCAGGACATGGCGGCGTTTTGCCAGCTGCAAAAAACACAGTAGAAATAGCTAAAATTAGAGGCGTACAACCACATACAACGATACTTTCTCCACCTGGCCATGCTGCATTTTCAGATACAAAAGGATTAATAGAATTTATTGCAAAATTACGTTTGCTCTCTAATGGAAAACCAATTGGTTTTAAATTGTGTATTGGTGAAACCAGTGAATTTGAAATGATTTGCCAAGAAATGATTACTCAAAATTGTTTTCCTGATTTCATCACCGTTGATGGTGCCGAAGGTGGAACTGGCGCCGCACCACTTGAATTTGCAGATGGTGTAGGAATGCCATTTGAGCCAGCGCTTATTTTTGTAAATAAAACATTAGTGCGTTTTGGTATTAGAGACAAGATACGCATCATTTGCAGTGGTAAAATAATTTCCGGCTATTCCATTCTAAAAGCAGTTGCGCTTGGTGCTGATATGTGCAATAGTGCTCGTGGATTCATGTTCTCTCTGGGATGCATTCAAGCTTTACGATGCAACAACAACACCTGTCCTACCGGAGTTGCTGCACAAGACAAAATGTTAATCAAAGGATTAGTTGTGACTGATAAATCGGAACGGGTTTTTCATTTTCATAAAAACACACTACACGCCGCTAATGAACTCCTAGCTGCTGCCGGCAAAAAAAGTTTTGCCGATGTTGATATCAATATTTTTATGCGCGGCGATGAATTTACTCATCTATCTGATTTGTTTTTCCCAGATAATTTAAAGAATGTAACAAGACACTAA
- a CDS encoding NYN domain-containing protein yields MSQDTKELKLAVLIDADNVPYSNVKGMMEEIAKFGTPTTKRIYADWTKPNAGGWKSVLLEHAITPIQQYSYTVGKNSSDSAMIIDAMDLLYSDKVDGFCIVSSDSDFTRLAIRLRESGMKVIGIGEQKTPNSFIVACDRFIYIEVLDGAIKKKAKKRSADTKKPVEKPIEKPVEKSLNKIDVDTIELIETTIEDICDDDGWAFLGDVGNLIVKRKPEFDPRNYGFAKLTPMLKSLTDILEIDERESDKKGIKHVYVRLRFS; encoded by the coding sequence ATGTCCCAAGATACAAAAGAATTAAAACTAGCCGTTCTCATTGATGCTGACAACGTCCCATACAGCAATGTAAAAGGAATGATGGAAGAAATAGCCAAATTTGGAACACCAACCACCAAACGTATTTATGCCGATTGGACCAAACCGAATGCCGGAGGATGGAAAAGTGTTTTACTGGAACATGCTATCACGCCTATTCAACAATACAGTTACACCGTAGGTAAAAACTCATCGGATTCAGCGATGATTATTGACGCTATGGATTTATTGTATTCAGATAAAGTGGATGGTTTTTGTATTGTTTCCAGTGATTCTGACTTTACACGTTTAGCAATTCGACTGAGAGAATCCGGAATGAAAGTCATTGGAATTGGCGAACAAAAAACACCCAATTCATTTATTGTCGCCTGTGACCGTTTTATTTATATTGAAGTATTAGATGGAGCCATAAAGAAAAAAGCAAAAAAACGTTCCGCTGACACTAAAAAACCTGTGGAGAAACCCATAGAAAAACCTGTTGAAAAATCATTAAACAAAATAGATGTAGACACCATAGAGCTTATCGAAACCACAATAGAAGACATTTGTGATGATGACGGCTGGGCATTTCTTGGAGATGTAGGTAATCTTATCGTAAAAAGAAAACCTGAATTTGACCCACGAAATTACGGCTTTGCAAAACTAACACCTATGCTAAAATCCCTTACCGATATTCTTGAAATCGACGAAAGAGAATCCGACAAAAAAGGAATCAAACACGTTTATGTGCGATTGCGTTTCAGCTAG
- a CDS encoding pyridoxal phosphate-dependent aminotransferase family protein, with protein sequence MVKDLFERIQNNKGPLGKWASQAEGYFVFPKLEGDLGPRMKFQGKEVLNWSLNDYLGLANHPEVRKADADAALEFGAAAPMGARMMSGHTKYHEQLENELAAFVMKESAYLLNFGYQGMVSIIDALVTRNDVIVYDVDGHACIIDGVRLHSGKRFTYKHNDIESMEKNLQRATKLAAEQGGGILFITEGVFGMRGQQGKLKEIVEMKKKYNFRLLVDDAHGFGTLGKTGAGAGEEQGCQDGIDVYFSTFAKSMANIGAFVAADKDIIDYLKYNLRSQMFAKALPMIQTIGSLKRLQLLRDNPGLKDKLWENVNALQNGLRSKGFNIGDTNTCVTPVYLEGSVPEAMVMVNDLRENYGIFLSIVIYPVIPKGMILLRVIPTAPHTLSDIDETLTAFEAIREKLVNGTYKEIAAQTTVDLDA encoded by the coding sequence ATGGTAAAAGATTTATTCGAAAGGATTCAAAACAATAAAGGACCATTAGGAAAATGGGCTTCACAAGCAGAAGGATATTTTGTATTTCCAAAATTAGAAGGAGATTTAGGCCCAAGAATGAAATTTCAAGGAAAAGAGGTTTTGAACTGGAGTTTAAATGACTATTTAGGTCTTGCAAATCACCCTGAAGTGCGTAAAGCAGATGCGGATGCAGCTTTAGAATTTGGTGCAGCTGCTCCAATGGGTGCTCGTATGATGTCAGGTCACACTAAATACCACGAACAATTAGAGAATGAATTAGCTGCTTTTGTTATGAAAGAATCGGCTTATTTATTGAATTTTGGTTACCAAGGAATGGTTTCTATCATTGATGCTTTGGTGACTAGAAATGACGTTATTGTGTATGATGTAGATGGACATGCTTGTATTATTGACGGTGTTCGTTTGCATAGCGGAAAACGTTTTACTTATAAGCACAACGACATTGAAAGTATGGAGAAAAACCTGCAACGTGCCACAAAATTAGCTGCTGAACAAGGAGGAGGAATCCTTTTTATTACTGAAGGTGTTTTTGGGATGCGTGGACAGCAAGGAAAGTTGAAGGAGATTGTAGAAATGAAAAAGAAATACAATTTCCGTCTTTTGGTTGATGATGCTCACGGTTTTGGTACTCTTGGTAAAACAGGAGCTGGAGCAGGTGAGGAGCAAGGTTGCCAAGATGGAATTGATGTTTATTTCTCAACTTTTGCCAAATCAATGGCGAATATTGGTGCTTTTGTGGCTGCCGATAAAGACATTATCGATTATTTAAAATACAATTTGCGTTCTCAAATGTTTGCGAAAGCATTGCCAATGATTCAAACTATTGGTTCTTTGAAACGTTTGCAATTGTTGCGTGATAACCCAGGATTGAAAGACAAACTTTGGGAGAATGTAAATGCTTTGCAAAATGGTTTGAGAAGCAAAGGATTTAATATTGGTGATACCAATACTTGCGTTACACCAGTTTATTTGGAAGGAAGCGTGCCAGAAGCGATGGTAATGGTAAATGACTTAAGAGAGAATTATGGTATTTTCTTGTCAATAGTAATTTATCCAGTTATTCCAAAAGGAATGATTTTATTGCGTGTTATTCCTACTGCACCTCACACTTTGTCAGATATTGACGAAACACTAACAGCTTTTGAAGCTATTCGTGAAAAATTAGTAAACGGTACTTACAAAGAAATTGCAGCACAAACTACAGTAGATTTAGATGCTTAG
- a CDS encoding transporter, protein MFKIKILFLGVLFMIPIIHYGQHTDQINSNRPGETMSAFAVGKSVIQIETGIYGIKEKHNLLNYDANGFGIDATLRWGLFMEKLELIADLQYQNEKFTTLFNNTNRSALKQTVLGAKYLIYDPFKNYEKKINVYSWKANHAFNWHQLIPAVSVFAGANFTMADNPYSFTPKSSISPKIMLITQNHLGDGTWVFVTNIIADYISTDYPSYGYVLTLTKGLNDKWSGFVENQGFKSDFYSDAIVRGGAAYLLNKDMQIDASISTNFKDTPSVLYGGVGFSWRYDANYQEVRMSIDSGGDKKSKSVKKVEKKNKKRKDEIENTQ, encoded by the coding sequence ATGTTCAAAATCAAAATCTTATTTTTAGGAGTTCTTTTTATGATTCCGATTATTCATTATGGACAGCATACGGATCAAATAAACTCTAACAGACCCGGTGAAACCATGTCGGCTTTTGCAGTTGGAAAATCAGTAATTCAAATAGAAACAGGTATTTACGGCATTAAAGAAAAACATAATTTATTGAATTATGATGCCAATGGTTTTGGGATTGATGCTACATTAAGATGGGGATTGTTCATGGAAAAATTAGAATTGATTGCCGATTTACAATACCAAAACGAAAAATTCACAACACTATTCAATAATACGAATCGATCTGCTTTGAAACAAACGGTTTTGGGAGCTAAATATCTAATTTACGATCCTTTTAAAAATTACGAAAAAAAAATAAATGTGTATAGTTGGAAAGCCAACCATGCTTTCAATTGGCACCAGTTAATACCAGCAGTTTCCGTATTTGCAGGAGCTAATTTTACAATGGCAGATAATCCGTATTCATTTACTCCAAAATCCAGTATATCCCCAAAAATCATGTTGATTACACAAAACCATTTAGGCGACGGAACTTGGGTTTTTGTAACGAATATCATAGCTGATTATATATCGACTGATTATCCTAGTTATGGCTACGTATTAACCTTAACAAAAGGACTCAATGATAAATGGTCTGGTTTTGTAGAAAATCAAGGCTTCAAAAGTGATTTTTACAGTGATGCAATTGTTCGTGGAGGCGCTGCATATTTATTAAACAAAGACATGCAAATTGATGCTTCAATAAGTACTAATTTCAAAGATACGCCGTCAGTCCTTTATGGTGGAGTTGGTTTTTCATGGCGTTATGATGCCAATTATCAGGAAGTGCGAATGAGTATTGATAGCGGAGGCGATAAAAAATCGAAATCAGTAAAAAAAGTAGAAAAGAAAAATAAAAAACGCAAAGACGAAATAGAAAACACGCAATAA
- a CDS encoding DUF4834 family protein — translation MQTASFTGFIETIFYILAFYYIFKFLAKLFLPLLVKKVVEKAGQNFQQQQQYSQDNSWKTTQSKDEVIYNAANAKNPRETKKVGDYVDYEEID, via the coding sequence ATGCAAACAGCTTCTTTTACAGGTTTTATAGAAACGATATTTTATATTCTGGCTTTCTATTACATTTTTAAATTTTTGGCAAAGTTATTCTTGCCTTTATTAGTTAAGAAAGTAGTAGAGAAAGCGGGACAAAATTTTCAGCAACAACAACAATATTCACAAGATAATTCTTGGAAAACTACGCAAAGTAAAGACGAAGTGATTTACAATGCTGCGAATGCCAAAAATCCTCGTGAAACCAAAAAAGTAGGAGATTATGTCGATTACGAAGAAATAGATTAA
- a CDS encoding YfhO family protein yields the protein MKIINKFYPHALAILGFVLTSLIYFYPVLQGKQISQSDIAQYTGMAKEQNDFRASDHVEPYWTNSAFGGMPTYQLGANYPHDYIGKIDDALRFLPRPADYLFLYFLGFYGLMLVLKIDPLKAFFGALAFGFSTYLIIILGVGHNAKAHAIAYMPLVVAGFILVFRKKYISGGLLTMFAVALEINANHFQMTYYLLIFLLILSSYFIYQAIKEKEYKSLLYSFGVLAVAGIFALGANATNLLATAEYTNFSIRGKSELTFNSDGSKTTSNSAMTHDYITEYSYGIAESFNLIAPRLFGGSNHEALGQDSEMYNFMIGKGVPEAQANDFVSGMPTYWGDQPIVAAPAYIGAVVFFLGILALFIDKRKIKYVFLSGALVALVLSWGKNFPALTDFFIDYVPMYDKFRAVSSIQVVLELCFPVLAIMGLQSFFKLDKTIPKQQEKALLETGVFSLGVILILFLCKSLFSFSGGSDEYYLQNYGLDFINALKEDRKSLYSADLLRSAFFILLSAGVLWLFIKNKFAQNTAIILVGILMIFDLFFVDKKYVSGKDFVNGREVEVPFQETPADTQILKDTTNYRVFEVGDLLGARTSYFHKSIGGYSAVRPQRMQQLIDYQIAKNNMEILNMLNVKYVIQKDTTGNSIPTQNPNVNGNAWFVNQVKSVPSTDEEMKALDKFDSKNVAVVNEKEFEIKNKAFAKDSSATITLDSYKPNDLKYTSNNSNEGLAVFSEIYYGKGWNAYIDGKVTPHIRADYTLRALVIPAGKHTVEFKFEPQVIKTGSTIALFSAIGMLFLLIGGIYFERKKGFKSID from the coding sequence TTGAAAATAATAAATAAGTTCTATCCGCATGCACTGGCCATACTTGGTTTTGTGCTTACATCTTTAATCTATTTTTATCCTGTATTGCAAGGAAAACAAATTTCCCAATCGGATATTGCTCAATACACCGGAATGGCAAAGGAGCAAAATGATTTTAGAGCCTCAGATCATGTGGAACCTTATTGGACAAACTCCGCTTTTGGAGGGATGCCAACCTATCAGCTTGGTGCTAATTATCCTCATGATTACATTGGAAAAATTGATGATGCCTTACGGTTTTTACCGCGTCCTGCCGATTATTTATTTCTATACTTTCTTGGTTTTTATGGGTTAATGTTAGTATTGAAAATAGATCCTTTGAAAGCCTTTTTCGGTGCATTGGCTTTTGGTTTTTCTACTTATTTGATTATTATACTTGGTGTTGGACATAATGCGAAAGCGCATGCAATTGCTTATATGCCGCTCGTTGTTGCCGGTTTTATTTTAGTTTTTCGAAAAAAATACATTTCAGGCGGTTTATTGACGATGTTTGCCGTGGCATTAGAAATTAATGCCAACCACTTTCAAATGACATATTATTTGTTGATTTTCTTATTAATCCTTTCTAGTTATTTTATTTATCAGGCAATAAAAGAGAAGGAATATAAATCACTGCTGTATTCTTTTGGTGTTTTGGCGGTTGCCGGTATTTTTGCTTTGGGTGCCAATGCGACTAATTTATTGGCTACAGCCGAGTATACTAATTTTAGTATTCGAGGTAAAAGCGAATTAACCTTTAATTCAGACGGGTCTAAAACGACCAGCAATAGTGCGATGACGCACGATTATATCACAGAATACAGTTATGGAATAGCTGAAAGTTTCAATCTTATTGCACCAAGACTTTTTGGAGGTTCAAATCATGAAGCGTTAGGTCAAGATAGCGAAATGTATAACTTTATGATTGGTAAAGGTGTACCGGAAGCTCAGGCTAACGATTTTGTTTCGGGGATGCCTACGTATTGGGGAGATCAACCTATTGTAGCTGCACCTGCTTATATTGGAGCTGTAGTTTTCTTTTTAGGAATCTTGGCTTTGTTTATAGACAAACGAAAAATTAAATATGTATTTCTTTCGGGAGCACTTGTGGCATTAGTGCTTTCTTGGGGTAAAAATTTCCCTGCTTTGACGGACTTTTTTATTGATTATGTTCCCATGTATGATAAGTTTAGAGCAGTTTCCTCGATACAAGTAGTTTTAGAGTTATGCTTTCCGGTTCTTGCTATTATGGGATTACAATCTTTTTTCAAATTAGATAAAACGATTCCAAAACAGCAGGAAAAAGCATTATTAGAAACTGGTGTTTTTAGTTTGGGAGTGATTTTGATTTTGTTCTTGTGTAAAAGTCTGTTTAGTTTTTCAGGTGGTAGTGACGAGTATTATTTGCAAAATTATGGACTGGATTTCATAAACGCACTCAAAGAAGACAGGAAAAGTTTATATTCAGCAGATTTATTGCGTTCTGCTTTCTTTATTTTGCTTTCAGCCGGAGTTTTGTGGTTGTTTATAAAAAATAAATTTGCTCAGAATACGGCTATCATTTTGGTGGGGATTTTAATGATTTTCGATTTGTTTTTTGTCGATAAAAAATATGTTTCAGGGAAAGATTTTGTCAACGGAAGAGAGGTGGAAGTGCCTTTTCAGGAAACTCCTGCAGATACCCAAATCCTAAAAGACACTACTAATTACAGAGTTTTTGAAGTAGGAGATTTATTAGGTGCCAGAACTTCTTATTTTCATAAATCGATAGGTGGTTATAGTGCTGTAAGACCTCAAAGAATGCAGCAATTAATTGATTACCAAATTGCCAAAAACAACATGGAAATTCTTAATATGCTTAACGTTAAGTATGTAATTCAAAAAGATACCACAGGCAATTCTATCCCAACTCAAAATCCTAATGTTAATGGAAACGCTTGGTTTGTGAATCAGGTAAAATCAGTTCCTTCCACTGATGAAGAAATGAAAGCATTGGACAAATTTGATTCTAAAAATGTAGCGGTTGTTAATGAAAAGGAATTTGAAATTAAAAATAAGGCTTTCGCCAAAGACAGTTCGGCAACAATAACTTTGGATTCATACAAACCCAATGATTTAAAATATACTTCGAACAATAGTAATGAAGGTTTAGCCGTTTTCTCTGAAATTTATTATGGAAAAGGTTGGAATGCATATATCGATGGTAAAGTAACTCCACACATAAGAGCTGATTATACGCTACGTGCACTTGTCATTCCTGCAGGAAAACATACTGTTGAATTCAAGTTCGAACCACAAGTTATAAAAACAGGAAGTACAATTGCATTATTTAGCGCAATAGGAATGCTGTTCCTTTTAATTGGTGGAATTTATTTCGAAAGGAAAAAAGGATTTAAAAGTATTGATTAA
- a CDS encoding glycosyltransferase family 4 protein, translating to MEPKKILIISYYWPPAGGPGVQRWLKFVKYLPDFGIQPIVYIPENPTYPIVDENLVKEVSDKAIVLKLPIFEPYQLASFFSKNKTKKISSGIIPNKKKQSFLDKTFLWIRGNLFIPDARVFWVKPSVAYLEKYIQENNIDIIITSGPPHSLHLIGLELKQKLNLKWFADFRDPWTTIGYHKSLRLSNYAAKKHKKLEHQVLNTADTIIVTSKTTKTEFEAITNKPIAVITNGYDTENVEKQTLDSKFSLAHIGSFLSERNPLILWESLVELLEEIPDFKSNLEIKLIGAVSQEVLETINQFGLNAYLNNLGYVSHTDAIAHQRKSQVLLLIEIDSQDTKSIIPGKLFEYMVSNRPIIAIGPNGSDFAEIITETNTGVFFDYSDKVKLKSVILDFYNQFLMGKLQSNGVGLQKYSRKNLTKELAQLIN from the coding sequence TTGGAACCAAAGAAAATCTTAATAATCAGCTACTATTGGCCACCAGCTGGAGGGCCAGGCGTGCAACGTTGGCTTAAGTTTGTTAAATATTTACCTGATTTTGGAATTCAGCCTATTGTGTATATTCCAGAGAATCCAACGTATCCAATTGTCGATGAAAATTTAGTAAAAGAAGTTTCGGATAAAGCGATAGTTCTAAAACTACCCATTTTTGAGCCCTATCAATTGGCTTCGTTTTTTTCGAAAAATAAAACAAAAAAAATCAGTTCGGGAATTATTCCTAATAAGAAGAAACAAAGTTTTCTTGATAAAACTTTCCTTTGGATTCGCGGGAATCTTTTTATTCCGGATGCCCGTGTTTTTTGGGTAAAACCATCGGTTGCTTATTTAGAAAAATATATTCAAGAAAATAATATTGATATCATTATTACTTCTGGACCGCCGCATAGTTTGCATCTTATAGGATTAGAATTAAAGCAAAAATTAAATTTAAAATGGTTTGCTGATTTCAGAGATCCATGGACCACAATTGGGTATCATAAATCGTTACGATTATCTAATTATGCTGCCAAAAAGCACAAGAAATTAGAACATCAGGTTTTGAATACTGCCGATACAATTATAGTAACCAGTAAAACTACCAAAACCGAATTTGAAGCTATTACAAATAAACCAATTGCTGTTATAACGAATGGTTATGATACAGAGAATGTTGAAAAACAAACTTTGGATTCTAAATTTAGTCTGGCACATATAGGTTCATTTCTTTCCGAAAGGAATCCTTTGATTCTATGGGAGAGTTTGGTTGAATTGCTTGAAGAAATTCCAGATTTTAAATCCAATTTAGAAATAAAGTTAATTGGTGCTGTTAGTCAGGAAGTATTGGAAACTATCAACCAATTTGGTTTGAATGCATATTTGAATAATTTAGGCTACGTTTCCCATACCGATGCAATTGCACATCAAAGAAAATCACAGGTTTTATTGCTTATTGAAATAGATTCTCAAGATACAAAAAGTATTATTCCAGGAAAATTATTCGAATATATGGTTTCTAACAGACCTATTATAGCGATTGGACCAAACGGTTCTGATTTTGCCGAAATTATAACTGAAACCAATACAGGTGTGTTTTTTGATTATTCTGATAAAGTGAAGCTAAAAAGTGTAATTTTGGACTTTTATAATCAATTTTTGATGGGGAAATTACAATCTAATGGAGTGGGTTTGCAAAAATATTCCAGAAAGAATCTTACCAAAGAATTAGCACAATTGATTAATTAA
- a CDS encoding lipopolysaccharide biosynthesis protein, whose amino-acid sequence MGIVLNQSLKNTIITYIGFGIGAINTLYLYPVFLGATYYALTNYVLSAANVIMPLFAIGMQNTLVKFYAQYETEEERSQFLSFTILFPLLMCIPLGIIGFFFFDEISFFISKKNAVVKDFIWLIPFTGLCMAYFEIFYAWARVHMFSVFGNFIKEVGLRLFSLFVLVGVYFRWITVVDFVYITAGLYFLAFIVTMLYAFYIKRPVFQFSIPHNVKGIMEYTFYIILSGSVANLLLDGDKIILNQYMKIENIAYYSVATYIALVISVPSRAMHQIVYPITAKLMHENKHDELNSLYKKTSINLQIVGGFVMLCIFVNINQLYEMVPKEYSGGILVVFMIGISKYFDLMLGNNNAIIFNTKYYRAVLFLGVFLVILTVGLNMIFIPIYGIIGSAFATLLSITLYSLAKLLFVVKRLNLFPFTDQTVHSMAITFALFLLFYFWEFPLNPIIAIGLKSLLVTVLYVYLNYKFVVSAEINQVLDTVLKKLKINI is encoded by the coding sequence ATGGGAATCGTATTAAATCAGTCTTTAAAGAATACAATAATAACATATATCGGTTTTGGAATTGGGGCGATAAATACACTTTATTTATATCCTGTTTTTCTTGGAGCCACCTATTATGCGTTGACGAATTATGTTCTTTCGGCTGCAAATGTTATTATGCCTTTATTTGCGATCGGAATGCAAAACACCCTGGTGAAGTTTTATGCACAATATGAAACTGAGGAAGAACGGTCACAATTCCTGTCTTTTACAATATTATTTCCATTATTAATGTGTATTCCCTTGGGAATAATTGGATTCTTTTTCTTTGATGAGATTTCATTTTTTATTTCTAAGAAAAATGCTGTCGTTAAAGATTTTATTTGGCTTATCCCTTTTACAGGCTTGTGTATGGCCTATTTTGAAATATTTTATGCTTGGGCAAGAGTGCATATGTTTTCTGTTTTTGGCAATTTTATAAAGGAAGTTGGTCTGCGTTTATTTTCTTTATTTGTATTGGTTGGGGTTTACTTTCGTTGGATAACTGTTGTTGATTTTGTTTACATCACGGCGGGTCTTTATTTTTTAGCTTTTATTGTTACCATGCTGTATGCATTTTATATAAAAAGACCAGTTTTTCAATTCTCAATTCCCCACAATGTAAAAGGGATAATGGAATATACTTTTTATATTATTTTATCTGGGAGTGTAGCTAATTTACTTTTAGATGGCGACAAAATCATTTTGAATCAGTATATGAAGATCGAGAATATTGCCTATTATTCGGTTGCTACTTATATAGCTTTAGTCATTTCAGTTCCTAGTCGTGCCATGCATCAAATAGTTTATCCCATTACGGCAAAGCTAATGCATGAGAATAAACACGACGAACTCAATAGTTTGTATAAAAAAACATCAATTAATTTGCAAATTGTGGGTGGTTTTGTAATGTTATGCATTTTTGTCAATATCAATCAATTGTATGAAATGGTGCCAAAAGAATATAGTGGCGGTATTTTGGTTGTTTTTATGATTGGAATTTCTAAATATTTTGATTTGATGCTAGGCAATAATAATGCGATAATATTTAATACAAAATACTATAGAGCCGTATTGTTTTTAGGTGTTTTTTTAGTGATTTTGACAGTGGGATTGAATATGATTTTTATTCCAATATATGGAATTATCGGATCTGCATTTGCCACTTTATTATCAATTACGTTGTATAGTTTAGCTAAATTACTCTTTGTGGTCAAACGGTTGAATCTGTTTCCATTCACGGACCAAACAGTACATTCTATGGCAATTACTTTTGCTTTGTTTTTGTTGTTTTATTTTTGGGAATTTCCTTTAAATCCAATTATTGCCATAGGATTAAAATCTCTTTTGGTTACGGTTTTATACGTTTATCTTAATTATAAATTTGTTGTTTCAGCTGAAATTAATCAAGTTCTTGATACTGTTTTGAAAAAGTTAAAAATAAATATATAA